A DNA window from Candidatus Poribacteria bacterium contains the following coding sequences:
- a CDS encoding uroporphyrinogen-III decarboxylase-like protein: MPTETMTPRERWLAVMRREKPDRVPLDYWATGEATRKLLAHMGCATTTEMFERLHIDRIDGVGPHYTGPASPPGEDIYGCRYRTVEHDGGAYSECIHNPLAQYSSVEEIEANFQWPSPDWYDVSHLKEQAASLGKHPIRGGGSEPFLVYKNLRGQEQAFIDLIENPEIVHYCLDKLFDLAYENTARIYEQLPGKVDFSYVAEDMGAQEGLMCSPALLEEFLIPRMKRMIDLAHSAGVYVFHHNDGAVRDILPRMIEIGIDLLNPIQWRCRGMARRALKRDFGKDVVFHGGVDNQQTLVFGSVGDVRREVEENLSILGEGGGYILGPCHNIQVVSPAENIVAMYETAYDLGWT; the protein is encoded by the coding sequence ATGCCCACGGAGACGATGACTCCCCGCGAACGATGGCTCGCCGTGATGCGCCGCGAGAAGCCCGACCGCGTGCCGCTCGACTATTGGGCGACCGGCGAGGCGACACGGAAGCTCCTAGCCCACATGGGATGCGCCACGACCACGGAGATGTTCGAGCGATTGCACATCGACCGCATCGACGGCGTCGGACCTCACTACACGGGACCCGCGAGCCCGCCAGGCGAAGATATCTACGGGTGTCGATACCGAACGGTCGAGCACGACGGCGGAGCGTACTCCGAGTGCATCCACAACCCGTTGGCGCAGTACTCGTCCGTCGAGGAGATCGAGGCGAACTTCCAGTGGCCCAGCCCGGATTGGTACGACGTATCCCACCTCAAAGAGCAGGCTGCGTCTCTGGGTAAACATCCTATCCGTGGCGGGGGATCCGAGCCGTTCCTGGTCTACAAGAACCTGAGGGGCCAGGAGCAGGCGTTCATCGACCTGATCGAGAACCCCGAGATCGTCCACTACTGCCTCGACAAGCTCTTCGACCTTGCCTATGAGAACACGGCTCGCATCTACGAGCAGCTTCCGGGCAAGGTTGACTTCAGCTACGTCGCCGAGGACATGGGAGCTCAGGAGGGCTTGATGTGCTCCCCGGCTCTCCTCGAGGAGTTTCTGATCCCGCGCATGAAGCGGATGATCGACCTGGCGCACAGCGCGGGCGTGTACGTGTTCCACCACAACGACGGAGCCGTGCGCGACATTCTTCCTCGCATGATCGAGATCGGCATCGACCTGCTGAACCCGATCCAGTGGCGTTGCAGGGGGATGGCACGGCGCGCGCTCAAGCGCGACTTCGGCAAGGACGTCGTGTTCCACGGAGGCGTGGACAACCAGCAGACGCTGGTCTTCGGGTCCGTCGGAGACGTGCGGCGCGAAGTCGAGGAGAACCTGTCGATCCTCGGCGAGGGCGGCGGGTACATCTTGGGGCCCTGTCACAACATCCAGGTCGTCAGCCCCGCCGAGAACATCGTGGCGATGTACGAGACGGCGTACGACCTCGGCTGGACATGA